The genomic region GCTCTGCGACGACAATAGATGCTATCGCGCGGTTTATTGCAAGCCTAATAGATATACATGAATCCCTAAGAAAGAGACTGAGACCCTACATAGTTATGCCGTACTTTGGTGCTATACTTGTAGCTGTGTCAAGCGTTCTTACTCTTCTAATGCTGTCGCAAGCAGTGAGCAATGTAGTCATAGGCGGGGCCGCATACCAGGCAAGAATCTCGCCTGAAACCATTAACATGTTGCTACTGATAGCTTCACTAGGCTCCATAGTCAATGCTTGGCTAAGTGGCCTTGTAGCAGGCAAGATACAGGATCAGAGCCTCGCTTCTGGATTCTTCCATGCGTCGCTGCTTACGGTACTGACGTTGCTCTCGCTACTAGCCGTCATAAACATGGCGCCATCCTTTGCCCCATCAGCGCCTCCTGGATAAGCAACAATGAGTCTCAGCAACTATGCAAGTTATTTCTCCTTTCTAGTTCCGCCAAAATACTCTAGTAGAGATTTTGAAGCTCTTGGCCTCTTTTTGCTCCTTATATCCCGGTATATCCTTACTATGTCTATTTGTTTGAATTCGAGACCAAGGCTTTGAGCAAGAATCACTGCATCCTTCGTAGCTGAAGGTGCAACGAGAATGCCTCTTACAGGTGCATTAGGATTTGCCTTCCGAAGCTCTTCGACGTAACTAAATAATTGTTTGACGGCATCCTTTGTGGCGGTAACTCTCTTAACCTCTATGACCACATAGTTGCCTTTCTTGTCTCTCGCAATTATGTCTGCGTAGCCTTCTCCTATACGGCGCTCACGTGAAATCACGTGCAAACCTTCCTCGATTATGTCGGGGTTTTCCGCTATGTAATCAGAGATCTCTCTTTCATCTAGATACTCTATGAAATCGGCGTCGTCAATGAGCTCCTTGGCTCTGGCAACGAGGTATACCTTATGAATGAAAATAGTCAGTATCTCTTTCGGCCTCTTCCTTATACTTCTAACTATCATTATATCCTTATCCATGTCTATATTTATTACATGGCTCTCGGGTTGCCAGTTAACTGGAGAGTAACCCGTCGGTCTATGAACTAATACTGCCCCGTCACGCTTTATTATAACTAATCTATCGCCCTGTCCAAGCCTGCTTGCGCCTCTGCCCTCGTATTCAACACTACACGATGCAAGCAGTAATACGGTGTCTTTTTGCTTAATGGCGTCTTTTAGAAATTCGTAGGCTTCTTTGGGCTCGGGGTAAAGCCTAATATCTATGCTTGGCTGATGATCCACCCTTTTCATCCCTCTAGGATAGGAGACTAATCTCATATGCCATAAGTCTATTTACGCTAATACCGTATCTGAGATAGTATGTAGTGGCTTTGCTTTTTGTTTTAGCACTCTTACAGCTAGCTAGCTGTAGGGCTGGTAACAATGAGTACTGCTGCTGCAATAGTTGACCTAAGGCTTTATCCGTTCCTAGCTGATGCTGGCGAGGTTGCTTACCGTCGATACGGGCTCGATTTAGCAAAGCTCGCCGAGATTAAGAACGATTTCCTTGACCTCGCAAGATCGCGTGTTGAGAAAATAATCAAGTCGGGGCACAGCACTAAACCGCTCGAGCAACCCGATGAAGAAATCCTGGTATTCCATTATGCGGCAGCTATGGTCGCAGCTATAAGAGATAAATGGCTTTCATCCAGATTCGCGCTAGCAGAAGCCGATAGGGCATACAATGGCCTAAAAGATGAAAGAGACGAAGTTCTAGCGCATATAGCCAGACTAGTTGGTATCTCTACACTACAGTACCGCAAGGGCCTCTATAAGTCGCCTATAGGCCTTGTGAGAGGCATAATAGTCTACGATATATACGACTACTCTGTAAGATTTGCAGAGTATGTTACGTTTGCACGTAGGCTCATCGGCGACCCTGCATGGAAGCCGGTCAACCTTCCCGTTCTGCGCGGTTATGTCTTTCTCAAAAAAGACCAGGTGGCACGATTAGCTAAAGAAGCCATAACGCTGTATATTGAAAACTATGTTGCGAATATTGCATCGAAAACAGCGTATCAGATCAAAGAGAAAATAAGAGAGCACATTGATGCCTTACGCAAGGTTCTCGCAGAAAGATATAAGCCAAGGATAGACAGCAAGGGCGCAATTTCCATTCCTAGAGGCGTTGTAATGGAGGAAGCTTTTCCACCCTGCATATCTGACCTAGTTGAACGTGCAAGACGTGGGGAGAACCTCAGCCATCACGAACGCTTTGCCCTTGCAACATTCATGCTAAACATCGGTGCTGATATAGAGACGGTTGTAGACCTATTTAGAAACATGCCAGATTTCAACGAAAAAATAACTAGATACCAAGTCGAACACTTGGCAGGACTTCGGGGCTCAGGTAAGAAGTACCTAGTTTATAGTTGTGAAAAAATGAAAACGCTCGGAATTTGTAAGGCAGAATGCGGTACCAGAAGCCCTCTTCAAGCATATTATAAAAACTTGAAAAAGATCTATAGATTGTCTAAAAACAAATCCCGGAATAAATAAAAGCTTTAACGATCTTGTTCAAAGATACTATTATCACTTTATAAAATACTTAAAACCTAGTGCATTGTATTATTTTAATTGAGGATAGTATAAGCGGTGACCAGGGGGTGAGAAAGATATGGCGACTCGCTCAGAACTAGATGAGATTGACATGGCGATACTGCGCGCTATGAAGGCAATAGGAAAGCCCACTAGGCCTAAAGAAATAGCTGCACAGGCAGGCCTTGATGCCCGAAGAGTGGCAGCCAAGATGAGAAAACTAGTCCGTCTCGGGCTTGTTGAGAGAGTTGAAGAAGGCGTCTACAAGCTTACCGAGGAAGGAGAAAAGATAGCTGGCTAGCGGCGAACAGAAGCTGACATGGCGTCTTGCTACATTGTTTTGCCCTTACGTGGTTTTTGTATTCTCCCAATACGGTTTCACGCAAGCAGTCCGAATATTGTGCATTAACCTTTAATACTATGTTTTCTAGAAGCCCTCTTGATGCGGGGTAGCGGGATGGCGGAAAGGTCGGCGAGGGAATATACGGCCTACGTCCCAGAGGATTTGTATAAACGGATAACCAGAGATATTCGAAGAGAAAAATACCTCACACCTTACATGCTTGCAGAAAAGTACAACATGACAGTAAGCCTTGCTAAGAAAGTCCTCAAGAGGCTTGAAAGAGAAGGCCTCGTTGAGCTCTATGCGCCTAATCGTCGTGCAGCAATATATCTCGTGAAGAAAGCGTCTAAGTAAAACTGCTTTTCTTTAAGCATTGCGTCTAGCTATACGGAAAATAGATGCATGTACCTTCTTTTAGCCATTATGTGTAGAATCTGTCTATACGTGTAGCATCGCGGCTCCCATGCATTGTCTAGAACTTGTGCCATACTAGCTTACGAGACACCTCGTAGGGAACAAGGGCCTTGATAAAGCAGAAGAAATCAATGACGAGTTTCGATATAGTTGCAGTTGTAAATGAGCTTAATACGAGGCTAAGGAGTGTACGCTTAAACAATATATATGCTTATGGAAAGGGTCTTATGCTTCGATTCAAGGGCGGCGGTGTTGATGCTCGGGTCGTTGCAGTGCCCGGAGAACGTGTTCATTTAACTCGATACGACATTGCCGAGAAATCGATGCCGCCCCCCTTCATAATGGGGCTAAGAAAGTATCTGAGAGGACTTGTACTGGATGGTGTCCAACAACTTGATTTTGATAGAATCGTTGAATTCGTGTTTAAAAAAGGCGACCAGGTTTATCGCCTCATAGTTGAGGTGCTTCCTCGGGGCATTATAGCATTACTCGATGAGAATGGAATCATTATCCAAGTAAATACCGCTATGAAGCTAAAGGATAGGGAAATAAGGCGCGGCGTGCGGTACCAGCCTCCTCCAAGCAGTAGTATATCGCCTGCAGAGCTAAGTAAAGAACATGTGCTATCAGGTTTAGCGGCAGCAGAAAAGGACAATGAGTGTAATGCTGTTAGATTCTTGGTCAGACTGCTTGGGTATCCCGGCGAGGCTGTAGAGGAGGCATTATTACGTGTAGGCTTATCGCCTGATACAAGTTGTATTGAGGTCGCTAAAGTTGTAGATGATCTTGTAGAGAGTTTTAGGGAAATCTATACTGAGTCGCTGAGTTCAAGAGGCTATATAGTATATGACAATAATGCCCCATTAACTATTGTGCCTTTTAAGCCAAGAATGCTTGTTGAGTATTATGGTTTCGGAGTTGAGGAGTTTAGCAGCTTTAGCGATGCGGCAGACGAGTATTTCGTTGAAATACTTAAAGCAGTGGAAGAGGAGAAGAAAGCAAGCCGTGTTGAAGCCGAGAGGGCAAAGCTTCTCTCATCGCTTGAGAAGGCGAGGAGGAGCCTTGAAGAACTTAAAGCTAAGATGGAGAAAGCTGAGAAGAAGGCGCAGCTTATTGCTGAAAACATATCGCTTCTCTACGAAGCACTAGAATGTGCTAGGCGCTACCGAGAAACAGCTGGCTGGGAGTATATTCCCGGGAATTGTCCAGGCGTTGTGGATGTTAGGCCCTCAGAAGGAAAAATACTTGTAAACATAAACGGCATTGTCGTTGATATCGATATTCGTAGCGATCCAAGTCAACTAGTCGTGGACCTGTATAAACGCGTTGGCGAAATTCGTGCAAAAGTTGAGCGCGGAAGGAAGGCAGTAGAAGAGCTCGAAAGGAAGTTGAAAGAACTTGACGCGTTGCAGAAAAGCATAAGGGTTGAAGCAAGGGCGAAGATCAGGAGAAAAGAATGGTATGAGAGGTATC from Pyrofollis japonicus harbors:
- the nucS gene encoding endonuclease NucS, with amino-acid sequence MDHQPSIDIRLYPEPKEAYEFLKDAIKQKDTVLLLASCSVEYEGRGASRLGQGDRLVIIKRDGAVLVHRPTGYSPVNWQPESHVINIDMDKDIMIVRSIRKRPKEILTIFIHKVYLVARAKELIDDADFIEYLDEREISDYIAENPDIIEEGLHVISRERRIGEGYADIIARDKKGNYVVIEVKRVTATKDAVKQLFSYVEELRKANPNAPVRGILVAPSATKDAVILAQSLGLEFKQIDIVRIYRDIRSKKRPRASKSLLEYFGGTRKEK
- a CDS encoding DUF2250 domain-containing protein: MATRSELDEIDMAILRAMKAIGKPTRPKEIAAQAGLDARRVAAKMRKLVRLGLVERVEEGVYKLTEEGEKIAG
- a CDS encoding 30S ribosomal protein S25e translates to MAERSAREYTAYVPEDLYKRITRDIRREKYLTPYMLAEKYNMTVSLAKKVLKRLEREGLVELYAPNRRAAIYLVKKASK
- the rqcH gene encoding ribosome rescue protein RqcH, producing the protein MIKQKKSMTSFDIVAVVNELNTRLRSVRLNNIYAYGKGLMLRFKGGGVDARVVAVPGERVHLTRYDIAEKSMPPPFIMGLRKYLRGLVLDGVQQLDFDRIVEFVFKKGDQVYRLIVEVLPRGIIALLDENGIIIQVNTAMKLKDREIRRGVRYQPPPSSSISPAELSKEHVLSGLAAAEKDNECNAVRFLVRLLGYPGEAVEEALLRVGLSPDTSCIEVAKVVDDLVESFREIYTESLSSRGYIVYDNNAPLTIVPFKPRMLVEYYGFGVEEFSSFSDAADEYFVEILKAVEEEKKASRVEAERAKLLSSLEKARRSLEELKAKMEKAEKKAQLIAENISLLYEALECARRYRETAGWEYIPGNCPGVVDVRPSEGKILVNINGIVVDIDIRSDPSQLVVDLYKRVGEIRAKVERGRKAVEELERKLKELDALQKSIRVEARAKIRRKEWYERYHWLVTSNGFLAIGGRDADQNESIVKRYLNPRRIFMHADIHGAPAVVVFAEGHEPPETDLREAALLTAAYSKAWKSGVGSVDVYWVWGNQVSKSPPPGEYISKGAFMVYGKRNYIRGVELRLALGVGKENDYPVVIIGPEYLVKRRSLVYAVLIPGDEDPSLLAKSLKKRFYKNASDEHRELISALSVEDIRERIPGRSRLLSIAKGDALEPPRPIKYIFREENG